A single region of the Pelobates fuscus isolate aPelFus1 chromosome 4, aPelFus1.pri, whole genome shotgun sequence genome encodes:
- the OTUD1 gene encoding OTU domain-containing protein 1, with product MPAFSYLPRVPGSAHTHFKSMCSPERIVPIRLLQPGAGGQSVFSGITMHLSAPHLPKAQEQAPPEPPSSPELRAWLSDMVQQDSSRPEQQPHQAPEYEWGPTGGQEQPEEPPSGPSITFGSNNSKERLALHWAELDKQDKYLREKHRYRFHIIPDGNCLYRAVSKAIYGDQGLHSELREQTVHHVADHLDTFNLIIEGDVGEFLINAAQDGAWAGYPELLAMSQMLDINIHLTTGGRPECPTVSTMVHHLGLQDPSRPCIWLSWLSNGHYDAVFDQPLPNPEYENWYKQTQAQRQRDQELAKSMAISLSKMYIEQNS from the coding sequence ATGCCCGCCTTCTCCTACCTCCCTAGGGTGCCAGGGAGCGCGCACACCCACTTCAAATCCATGTGCAGCCCGGAGAGGATCGTCCCTATCCGCCTCCTGCAGCCAGGAGCTGGGGGCCAATCTGTGTTCTCGGGGATCACCATGCACCTGTCTGCCCCCCACCTGCCCAAGGCTCAGGAGCAGGCTCCCCCCGAGCCGCCCTCCTCCCCCGAGCTGCGGGCCTGGCTGAGCGACATGGTGCAGCAGGACAGCAGCAGGCCCGAGCAGCAGCCTCACCAGGCCCCGGAGTATGAGTGGGGCCCCACTGGGGGCCAGGAGCAGCCCGAGGAGCCTCCCAGCGGCCCCTCCATCACCTTCGGCTCGAACAACAGCAAGGAGAGGCTGGCCCTGCACTGGGCCGAGCTGGACAAGCAGGACAAGTACCTCCGCGAGAAGCACCGCTATCGATTTCACATCATCCCGGACGGCAACTGCCTGTACCGGGCGGTGAGCAAGGCGATCTACGGGGATCAGGGCCTGCACTCGGAGCTGCGGGAGCAGACCGTGCATCACGTGGCCGACCACCTGGACACCTTTAACCTCATCATCGAGGGCGACGTGGGCGAGTTCCTCATCAATGCGGCCCAGGACGGAGCCTGGGCTGGCTACCCGGAGTTACTGGCAATGAGCCAGATGCTGGACATCAACATCCACCTGACAACAGGGGGCAGGCCTGAGTGCCCCACCGTCTCCACCATGGTCCATCACCTGGGCCTCCAGGACCCCTCCAGGCCCTGCATCTGGCTCAGCTGGCTCAGCAATGGCCACTATGATGCTGTGTTTGATCAGCCCTTGCCCAACCCGGAGTATGAGAATTGGTACAAGCAGACCCAggcacagagacagagagaccaGGAGCTGGCCAAATCCATGGCTATATCCCTCTCCAAAATGTACATTGAGCAGAACTCCT